From Polyangium spumosum, a single genomic window includes:
- a CDS encoding right-handed parallel beta-helix repeat-containing protein, protein MPSSIHARTSLVLFACASLSLLLLAPAPAWAAECGCTHEIMPGTTAVNGADLGVKPGDVVCVMAGDYEFIRFREIRGTEEAPVVVKNCGGVVNVRNLDRAYAVDFQGSSHHFRLTGTGEPGVEYGFRVSAPDKEPYPGVGLWFLDKSTNYEVDHVEVYETGFAGVMSKTDPLCDGSADQDVFIQKNVHLHHLWIHDTGGEGFYVGSTQGAGHTITCNGQQEVHMPHFLEGIEIDHCLVEDTGWDGAQIGMAREGCSFHDNVIRRVGSEMVQYQWMGLQIGGPSRCDIRRNIISDGPVNGIFVFGANDTTVADNVVMRFGETNIYANIQNNPGPVAYRIAHNTLLDFGEAAVQVFGDAIEGAFAYNNLVVGPSSALGAGNDVGFSAEGNLFVPTVAEAGFVAPDADDYHLTQSSPARGAGVDHSAEGFTVDLDGLLRAKPPSVGAYELVMDSPTGGAGGGSSASGTGGGGGAGASGGAGPVGAGGAAPGEPEDEAGCGCRVAGGAEDAGDLGGLFLVAGAWLSTRIRRHLRPSR, encoded by the coding sequence ATGCCTTCCTCGATCCACGCCCGCACCTCCCTCGTACTCTTCGCCTGCGCCTCCCTCTCGCTCTTGCTCCTCGCGCCTGCGCCCGCGTGGGCCGCCGAGTGCGGCTGCACGCACGAGATCATGCCCGGCACCACCGCGGTGAACGGCGCCGATCTCGGCGTGAAGCCGGGCGACGTCGTCTGCGTCATGGCCGGCGATTACGAGTTCATCCGCTTCCGCGAGATCCGCGGCACCGAGGAGGCGCCGGTCGTCGTGAAGAACTGCGGCGGCGTGGTGAACGTGCGCAACCTCGATCGGGCCTACGCCGTCGATTTCCAGGGCAGCTCCCACCATTTCCGCCTCACTGGCACCGGCGAGCCGGGCGTGGAGTACGGCTTCCGCGTCAGCGCGCCCGACAAGGAGCCTTATCCCGGCGTCGGCCTCTGGTTCCTCGACAAGAGCACCAACTACGAGGTCGATCACGTCGAGGTCTACGAGACCGGCTTCGCGGGCGTGATGTCGAAGACCGATCCGCTCTGCGACGGGAGCGCCGATCAGGACGTGTTCATCCAGAAGAACGTGCACCTGCACCACCTCTGGATCCACGACACCGGCGGGGAGGGGTTTTACGTGGGGAGCACCCAGGGGGCCGGCCACACCATCACCTGCAATGGCCAGCAGGAGGTGCACATGCCGCATTTCCTGGAGGGCATCGAGATCGACCACTGCCTCGTGGAGGACACGGGCTGGGACGGCGCGCAGATCGGCATGGCCCGCGAGGGCTGCAGCTTTCACGACAACGTGATCCGCCGCGTCGGCAGCGAGATGGTGCAATACCAGTGGATGGGCCTGCAGATCGGCGGCCCCTCGCGGTGCGACATCCGCCGGAACATCATCTCCGACGGCCCGGTGAATGGCATCTTCGTGTTCGGCGCCAACGACACCACCGTCGCCGACAACGTCGTGATGCGGTTCGGCGAGACGAACATCTACGCGAACATCCAGAACAACCCGGGCCCCGTCGCGTATCGCATCGCCCACAACACGCTGCTCGATTTTGGCGAGGCCGCCGTGCAGGTCTTCGGCGACGCGATCGAGGGCGCGTTCGCCTACAACAACCTCGTCGTGGGGCCGAGCTCGGCCCTCGGGGCAGGCAACGACGTGGGCTTCTCCGCGGAGGGTAACCTCTTCGTGCCCACGGTCGCCGAGGCCGGCTTCGTCGCGCCGGACGCGGACGATTACCATCTCACGCAGAGCTCGCCCGCCCGCGGCGCCGGCGTCGATCACAGCGCGGAGGGTTTTACCGTGGACCTCGACGGGTTGCTCCGGGCCAAACCCCCTTCGGTCGGCGCCTACGAGCTCGTCATGGATTCGCCCACGGGCGGCGCGGGCGGCGGATCGAGCGCCTCGGGGACCGGCGGCGGCGGCGGCGCGGGCGCCTCGGGCGGCGCGGGCCCGGTCGGCGCGGGCGGCGCGGCGCCGGGAGAACCCGAGGACGAGGCCGGCTGCGGTTGCCGCGTGGCCGGCGGTGCCGAGGACGCGGGCGACCTCGGCGGCCTCTTCCTCGTGGCCGGCGCCTGGCTCTCGACCCGTATTCGACGCCATTTGCGCCCCTCGCGCTGA
- a CDS encoding SDR family NAD(P)-dependent oxidoreductase, whose translation MDMAGSSANHGSVVVITGASSGIGLATALAFARRGAQLVLAARQAGPLVEAARACEALGAEALGIPTDVTDEASVQALARAAVSRFGRIDVWVNNAAVLLFGAVADTPTEVWKHVVETNLYGYLHGARAVLPVFLSQGRGILINNASGWGLVGAPFVSSYVSSKFAILGLSESLRLELEPYPDIHVCAVLPPSVNTPIYLRAGNMTGHEVGPVPGVYDPAQVAEIMVDLAERPRARRSVGAAGMLLSVLARLSPELAARLMNTLTRRFSIRPALAPVTLGNLFEPKPPHASRGGYHWLGIRRGGRGTRL comes from the coding sequence ATGGATATGGCGGGTTCGAGCGCGAACCATGGGTCTGTCGTGGTCATCACCGGCGCGTCGAGTGGCATCGGGCTCGCGACGGCCCTGGCCTTCGCCCGTCGCGGGGCGCAGCTTGTGCTCGCGGCGCGCCAGGCCGGACCCCTCGTGGAGGCGGCGCGCGCGTGCGAGGCGCTCGGGGCCGAGGCGCTCGGGATCCCGACCGACGTGACCGACGAGGCCTCCGTGCAGGCCCTCGCGCGGGCTGCGGTCTCGCGGTTCGGCCGCATCGACGTGTGGGTGAACAACGCGGCCGTCCTGCTCTTCGGCGCGGTCGCCGACACGCCGACCGAGGTCTGGAAGCATGTCGTCGAGACGAACCTCTACGGGTATCTCCACGGCGCGCGGGCCGTCCTGCCCGTGTTCCTGTCGCAGGGACGGGGCATCCTCATCAACAACGCCTCCGGCTGGGGCCTCGTGGGCGCGCCCTTCGTCAGCTCGTACGTGTCGAGCAAGTTCGCGATCCTCGGCCTCTCGGAGAGCCTGCGCCTGGAGCTCGAGCCCTACCCCGACATCCACGTGTGCGCCGTCCTCCCGCCCTCGGTGAACACGCCGATCTACCTGCGCGCCGGGAACATGACCGGCCACGAGGTCGGGCCGGTGCCGGGGGTCTACGACCCGGCGCAGGTCGCGGAGATCATGGTGGATCTCGCCGAGCGACCGCGCGCCCGGCGGAGCGTCGGCGCGGCGGGCATGCTCCTCAGCGTGCTCGCCCGTCTCTCGCCGGAGCTCGCGGCGCGCCTCATGAATACGCTCACGCGCCGATTCTCGATCCGGCCCGCGCTCGCGCCCGTGACGCTCGGCAACCTCTTCGAGCCGAAGCCGCCCCACGCGTCGCGAGGCGGCTATCACTGGCTCGGGATCCGGCGCGGGGGGAGGGGGACGCGTCTCTGA
- a CDS encoding DUF4142 domain-containing protein — translation MKKLVMAAMLAAMGMSSIPVLAEEPVEEVASELSAAHDDKKFVQVMAHENLIAVRAARIAVRKARNSKVEALALQELAEHADVNEELEALAKKHGVQMPTALHPVVADLLQRLANLQGNRFDRAYLHIVIEGHQFDVAILSQALLSQDEDVKAFAAKNLPILRRHLQAAQEILRALPAE, via the coding sequence ATGAAGAAGCTGGTCATGGCGGCGATGCTCGCCGCGATGGGTATGTCGTCCATTCCGGTCCTGGCCGAGGAGCCGGTCGAGGAAGTGGCCTCCGAGCTCTCGGCGGCGCACGACGACAAGAAGTTCGTGCAGGTCATGGCGCACGAGAACCTCATCGCGGTGCGGGCCGCGAGGATCGCCGTGCGGAAGGCGCGGAACAGCAAGGTCGAGGCGCTCGCCCTGCAGGAGCTCGCCGAGCACGCCGACGTGAACGAGGAGCTCGAGGCGCTCGCGAAGAAACACGGCGTGCAGATGCCGACCGCGCTCCATCCTGTGGTCGCGGATCTGCTCCAGCGCCTCGCGAACCTCCAGGGAAATCGGTTCGACAGGGCCTACCTGCACATCGTGATCGAGGGGCACCAGTTCGACGTGGCGATCCTCTCGCAGGCATTGCTCTCCCAGGATGAGGACGTGAAGGCGTTCGCCGCGAAGAACCTGCCCATCCTGCGGCGGCACCTGCAAGCGGCGCAGGAGATCCTCCGCGCCTTGCCGGCGGAGTGA
- a CDS encoding VOC family protein translates to MTIKSSYAPGQFCWTDLMTTDPAAAKAFYTALFGWSAADMPYNHAGVYTMLRKGEHDVAGLGGQPPEEASRGIPPHWNVYVSVADASAAAEKAASLGATILAPAFDVNDSGRMVILADPLGAVFFLWQPGKHIGATLWGEVGAPSWFELQTTDPERAKAFYTALFGWSTGGDASYTEWIVNGEHVGGMLKIDPSWGPVPPNWGSYFTVENAEDAVTRAKALGAKVYMPPRDIGVTGTIAVLADPQGATFSVYAERRR, encoded by the coding sequence ATGACGATCAAGAGCTCGTACGCACCCGGCCAGTTCTGCTGGACGGACCTGATGACCACGGATCCCGCGGCGGCCAAGGCGTTTTACACGGCGCTCTTCGGCTGGAGCGCCGCGGACATGCCGTACAACCACGCCGGCGTGTACACGATGCTCCGGAAGGGCGAGCACGACGTCGCGGGGCTCGGCGGGCAGCCGCCCGAGGAGGCGTCGCGCGGGATCCCGCCGCACTGGAACGTGTACGTCTCCGTGGCCGACGCGAGCGCCGCCGCGGAGAAGGCCGCCTCGCTGGGAGCGACGATCCTCGCGCCCGCATTCGACGTGAACGACTCCGGGCGTATGGTGATCCTCGCCGATCCCCTGGGCGCCGTGTTTTTCCTGTGGCAGCCGGGGAAACACATCGGCGCGACGTTGTGGGGCGAGGTCGGCGCGCCCTCCTGGTTCGAGCTCCAGACCACCGATCCGGAGCGCGCAAAAGCGTTTTACACGGCGCTCTTCGGCTGGTCGACCGGCGGCGACGCGTCGTACACGGAGTGGATCGTGAACGGCGAGCACGTGGGCGGGATGCTGAAGATCGACCCGAGCTGGGGGCCGGTGCCGCCGAACTGGGGCTCGTATTTCACGGTGGAGAACGCGGAGGACGCGGTGACCCGCGCGAAGGCGCTCGGCGCCAAGGTCTACATGCCGCCGCGGGACATCGGCGTGACAGGGACGATCGCCGTGCTCGCAGACCCGCAGGGCGCGACGTTCTCGGTATACGCAGAGCGGCGCCGCTGA
- a CDS encoding prephenate dehydrogenase/arogenate dehydrogenase family protein — translation MTTVALLGFGRFGAAIASLLRDADIDVRAFDFRSPVPDEMRADSLPDLVRGRDVVVVAVPVTAMRGAFESMRPLLSPSQIVVDVGSVKLGPSAAMAQVFGAEIPWVATHPMFGPISLSRGERPLVAVVCPSEAHPRAVERVVRLYERIGCTVVLEDEATHDRGMAWTHALAFFVAKGMLDAGAPLDIPYAPPSFQALARTVEAARSDAGHLYAALHRENPYAAEARRKLLEALLAADHNLSGTDGPPPPSSSLILLPSKGGPEALRETRELIDELDRELVDLLGRRAQLARRAAREKARLGRPVRDPEREAELFAARMRWAAELGLDPASVHDIFDAILQFSRRLQHESPAGEAG, via the coding sequence ATGACGACCGTGGCACTGCTCGGATTCGGCCGCTTCGGCGCGGCCATCGCCTCGCTCCTCCGGGACGCGGACATCGACGTGCGCGCCTTCGACTTTCGATCCCCCGTGCCGGACGAAATGCGCGCCGATTCTCTCCCGGATCTCGTCCGGGGCCGCGACGTCGTCGTCGTCGCCGTCCCGGTCACCGCCATGCGCGGCGCGTTCGAATCGATGCGCCCGCTGCTCTCGCCCTCGCAGATCGTCGTGGACGTCGGCAGCGTCAAGCTCGGCCCCTCCGCCGCCATGGCGCAGGTCTTCGGCGCCGAGATCCCGTGGGTCGCGACGCACCCCATGTTCGGCCCGATCAGCCTCTCCCGGGGGGAGCGCCCGCTCGTCGCGGTGGTATGTCCGAGCGAGGCGCACCCGAGGGCCGTCGAGCGGGTCGTCCGGCTTTACGAGCGAATCGGGTGCACGGTCGTGCTCGAGGACGAGGCCACGCACGATCGCGGCATGGCCTGGACACACGCGCTCGCCTTCTTCGTGGCCAAGGGCATGCTCGACGCGGGCGCGCCGCTCGACATCCCCTACGCGCCGCCCTCCTTCCAGGCGCTCGCGCGCACGGTGGAGGCGGCGCGCTCCGACGCGGGGCACCTCTATGCCGCCCTGCACCGCGAGAACCCTTATGCCGCCGAGGCGCGCCGGAAGCTGCTCGAGGCCCTGCTCGCGGCCGATCACAACCTCTCCGGCACGGACGGCCCGCCGCCGCCATCGTCCTCGCTCATTTTATTGCCCTCCAAGGGTGGACCCGAGGCCTTGCGCGAGACGCGGGAGCTCATCGACGAGCTCGATCGGGAGCTCGTCGACCTCCTCGGCCGCAGGGCCCAGCTCGCGCGGCGCGCGGCGCGCGAGAAGGCGCGGCTCGGCCGCCCCGTGCGGGATCCCGAGCGCGAGGCGGAGCTCTTCGCCGCGCGCATGCGCTGGGCGGCCGAGCTCGGGCTCGATCCGGCCTCGGTGCACGACATCTTCGACGCCATTCTCCAGTTTTCTCGGCGCTTGCAGCACGAATCACCTGCCGGGGAAGCGGGCTGA
- a CDS encoding 3-deoxy-7-phosphoheptulonate synthase, whose protein sequence is MIVTLEPDAPESRAEAVIRLAARYPGVSVQKFVFRGESTSITEVHLIGSTRAVPTEPFESLPGVRKVIRVSRKYRLIGRHHVDAETHGFEYNGVSFDEKRVHVFAGLCAVDTREHVAQMMATLKQAGIQTTRMGAYKPRTSPYDFQGLGKACLPWVFELAGKHDIKVIAMEVTDARHIDEINAALALAGDPTGVMLQIGTRNTQNFELLKQVGQQRRFPVLFKRGMGISLEESLNACEYVASEGNPNIVFCLRGVKTHLGDPHRNLVDFSHVPVVRRQTRLPVCIDPSHAVGRLDNAPDGIPDIFHVVGQGIIAGASMVLVDFHPRPDEALCDGPQALDPSSLPRFARYVESARLAYEGLVRAYGVGQAAPAEPHAA, encoded by the coding sequence ATGATTGTCACGCTCGAGCCCGACGCGCCCGAGTCGCGCGCCGAGGCTGTCATCCGCCTCGCGGCCCGATATCCGGGGGTCTCCGTCCAGAAATTCGTCTTCAGGGGCGAGTCCACCTCGATCACCGAGGTGCACCTCATCGGCTCCACGCGCGCCGTGCCGACCGAGCCCTTCGAAAGCCTGCCCGGCGTGCGCAAGGTCATCCGGGTCTCCCGGAAATACCGCCTCATCGGCCGGCACCACGTGGACGCCGAGACGCACGGGTTCGAGTACAACGGCGTCTCCTTCGACGAGAAACGCGTCCACGTCTTCGCGGGCCTCTGCGCCGTCGACACCCGCGAGCACGTGGCCCAGATGATGGCCACGCTGAAGCAGGCCGGCATCCAGACGACCCGCATGGGCGCGTACAAGCCGCGCACGAGCCCCTACGATTTCCAGGGCCTCGGCAAGGCTTGTTTGCCCTGGGTCTTCGAGCTCGCGGGCAAGCACGACATCAAGGTGATCGCCATGGAGGTCACCGACGCGCGCCACATCGACGAGATCAACGCGGCCCTCGCCCTCGCGGGTGATCCGACCGGCGTCATGCTCCAGATCGGCACGCGCAACACCCAGAACTTCGAGCTCTTGAAGCAGGTCGGCCAGCAGCGTCGATTCCCGGTGCTCTTCAAGCGTGGCATGGGCATCTCGCTCGAGGAGTCGCTGAACGCCTGCGAATACGTGGCGAGCGAGGGGAACCCGAACATCGTCTTCTGCTTGCGCGGCGTGAAGACGCACCTCGGCGATCCTCATCGGAACCTCGTCGACTTCTCGCACGTGCCCGTCGTCCGCCGCCAGACGCGCCTGCCGGTGTGTATCGATCCCTCGCACGCCGTGGGCCGCCTGGACAACGCGCCCGACGGCATCCCGGACATCTTCCACGTCGTGGGGCAGGGGATCATCGCGGGCGCTTCCATGGTGCTCGTCGATTTCCACCCGCGGCCCGACGAGGCCCTCTGCGACGGCCCACAGGCCCTCGATCCCTCGTCATTGCCGCGTTTCGCGCGGTACGTGGAGAGCGCGCGGCTGGCCTACGAGGGGCTCGTCCGGGCCTACGGCGTGGGCCAGGCCGCGCCGGCGGAGCCACACGCCGCTTGA
- the pheA gene encoding prephenate dehydratase, whose product MIEARGDVDGISVACLGPSGTFSEEAASRHFGEAASPLFCTSIDDIFDVVEARVATFGVVPVENSLEGAIGHTLDRLVASPSRISGEVALPIRQNLLRRASTFEGITRVYGHAQSLAQCQRFLKETLPLAERVAVSSNAEAARLAAREPWAAALAGQRAAAIHALELLAEGVEDDPTNTTRFLVIGDTSPAPSGRDKTSLVMSAPNRPGSMVALLRPFSRHGVSMTKLESRPSRRGLWDYLFFVDVEGHAEDAAVRRALLDLDKRAGFLKLLGSYPMARP is encoded by the coding sequence TTGATCGAGGCGCGCGGCGACGTGGACGGGATCTCGGTCGCCTGCCTCGGCCCCTCGGGCACCTTCAGCGAAGAGGCGGCCTCGCGCCATTTCGGCGAGGCCGCCTCGCCTCTCTTCTGCACCTCGATCGACGACATCTTCGACGTGGTGGAGGCCCGCGTGGCCACCTTCGGCGTCGTGCCCGTCGAGAACTCCCTCGAAGGCGCGATTGGCCATACCCTCGATCGCCTCGTCGCGTCGCCGAGCCGCATCTCCGGCGAGGTCGCGCTCCCCATCCGGCAGAACCTCCTCCGGCGCGCGTCGACCTTCGAGGGGATCACGCGCGTCTACGGGCACGCGCAATCCCTCGCGCAATGCCAGCGATTCTTGAAGGAGACCCTCCCTCTGGCCGAGCGCGTCGCGGTCTCCAGCAACGCCGAGGCGGCGCGGCTGGCCGCGCGCGAGCCGTGGGCCGCGGCGCTCGCGGGCCAACGCGCGGCGGCGATCCACGCGCTCGAGCTGCTCGCCGAGGGGGTCGAGGACGACCCGACGAACACCACGCGCTTTCTGGTGATCGGCGACACGAGCCCCGCGCCCTCGGGCCGCGACAAAACCTCGCTCGTCATGTCCGCGCCGAACCGCCCCGGCTCGATGGTCGCGCTCCTGCGTCCATTCTCGCGGCACGGGGTCAGCATGACCAAGCTCGAATCACGCCCCTCGCGGCGCGGGCTCTGGGACTACCTGTTTTTCGTGGACGTCGAGGGCCACGCCGAGGATGCCGCGGTGCGGCGCGCGCTCCTCGATCTCGACAAACGTGCTGGATTTTTGAAGCTGCTCGGCTCGTACCCGATGGCGCGTCCCTGA
- a CDS encoding lamin tail domain-containing protein, giving the protein MEYAHGWSRLVVLACTFALAATPACMAPAGDEDESIAEESFAYTVPARGTAATLDVAGWNLEWFGDSSRGPSNDTLQRQNAYDVIRGADMDLWGVQEIVSVSQWNTLKSQLTGYAGFLSNDPIVTSGSSYYTSSEQKLGFLYKTSVASLKSARLILTANNYDFAGRPPLEVKLSVTLNGKGEDLVVIVLHMKAMSDSTSYQRRLAASNALKSYLDATYPTQKVIVVGDFNDDLDKSISGNTTPYTNFLNDAADYQFPTKLLTDANISSTSSGGATVDHHLATNELAAALVPGSVEAYKLGAYISSYSSTTSDHYPILSRYTWAAATPAQILVNEICANEPGSSTTGEFVELVNIGGSPADLEGWTISDSASVRHTFAPGTTLGPGKSLVVFGAAAGIPAGTPNALASSTNNLGLANAGDAVYLRDATGTTKDSFSYPSSLAGTDGVSMNRSPDAAESATFVLHTTLAGTARSPGVRADGGSF; this is encoded by the coding sequence ATGGAATACGCGCACGGTTGGTCCAGGCTCGTCGTTCTCGCTTGTACGTTCGCGCTCGCCGCGACGCCCGCGTGTATGGCGCCTGCGGGCGACGAAGACGAATCGATCGCAGAGGAGTCGTTCGCCTATACCGTCCCGGCCAGGGGCACGGCGGCCACGCTCGACGTGGCGGGCTGGAACCTCGAGTGGTTCGGCGATTCGAGCCGCGGCCCCTCGAACGACACGCTCCAGCGGCAGAATGCGTACGACGTCATCCGCGGCGCGGACATGGACCTCTGGGGCGTCCAGGAGATCGTCAGCGTCTCGCAGTGGAACACGCTCAAATCGCAGCTCACCGGTTATGCGGGGTTCCTGTCGAACGACCCGATCGTGACGAGCGGCTCCTCGTATTACACCTCGTCCGAGCAGAAGCTCGGTTTCCTCTACAAAACCTCGGTCGCCTCCCTGAAGAGCGCGCGCCTCATCCTCACGGCGAACAACTACGATTTCGCCGGCCGTCCTCCGCTCGAGGTCAAGCTCTCGGTCACGCTGAACGGCAAGGGCGAGGATCTGGTCGTCATCGTCCTCCACATGAAGGCGATGAGTGATTCCACGAGCTACCAGCGGAGGCTCGCGGCCTCGAACGCGCTGAAATCGTACCTCGACGCGACGTACCCGACGCAGAAGGTGATCGTCGTCGGTGATTTCAACGACGACCTCGACAAGTCCATCTCGGGCAATACCACGCCCTACACGAACTTCCTGAACGACGCGGCCGACTACCAGTTCCCGACGAAGCTGCTCACGGACGCGAACATCTCCTCGACGTCGAGCGGCGGCGCGACGGTTGATCACCACCTCGCAACGAACGAGCTCGCCGCGGCCCTCGTCCCGGGCTCCGTCGAGGCCTACAAGCTCGGCGCCTACATCTCGAGTTACTCCTCCACCACGAGCGACCATTACCCCATCCTGAGCCGCTACACCTGGGCCGCGGCCACGCCCGCGCAGATCCTCGTCAACGAGATCTGCGCGAACGAGCCCGGGAGCAGCACCACGGGCGAGTTCGTCGAGCTCGTCAACATCGGCGGCTCCCCGGCGGACCTCGAGGGCTGGACGATCTCGGACTCCGCCTCGGTGCGTCACACGTTCGCCCCGGGCACGACGCTCGGGCCTGGCAAGAGCCTGGTCGTCTTCGGCGCGGCCGCGGGCATCCCCGCGGGCACGCCGAACGCCCTCGCGAGCTCGACGAACAACCTCGGCCTCGCGAACGCCGGCGACGCGGTGTACCTGCGGGACGCGACGGGCACGACGAAGGACTCGTTCAGCTACCCCTCGTCCCTCGCCGGGACCGACGGCGTCTCCATGAACCGCAGCCCCGACGCCGCCGAGAGCGCCACGTTCGTCCTGCACACGACCCTCGCGGGCACGGCGCGCTCGCCGGGGGTGCGGGCGGATGGAGGTTCATTCTGA
- a CDS encoding sigma-70 family RNA polymerase sigma factor, with protein sequence MNVVVDGDELAREHRRYLWGLCYRLTGSAADAEDLVQETLLRALERPPARADEPVRPWLTRVAVNLGIDRLRARRRRVYDGPWLPSPVETAEDAAQEIGIEPVETEGRYDLLESVSMAFLVALEALTPRQRAIVLLCDVFDWSVREAAEALGMTETAVKTMHHRARRALSDYESSRTRRTPELVEKTRVALGRFLAALGSGDGAALESMLHAEVRHLSDGGGEFFAARRPIVGRDRVGRLMVGLAKRVDAGARVSFRMVNGMPAAVLERPPMRKIAPRSILQCEIGEDGAIRAVYWVLATKKLTAVRAVEG encoded by the coding sequence GTGAACGTGGTCGTGGACGGCGATGAGCTCGCGCGGGAGCACCGGCGTTACCTGTGGGGGCTCTGTTATCGATTGACCGGGTCGGCGGCGGACGCGGAGGATCTCGTGCAGGAGACGCTCCTCCGCGCGCTCGAGCGCCCGCCGGCCCGCGCGGACGAGCCCGTGCGGCCCTGGCTGACGCGGGTGGCGGTGAACCTCGGGATCGACCGGTTGCGCGCGCGGCGACGACGCGTGTACGACGGGCCGTGGTTGCCGTCGCCGGTCGAGACGGCGGAGGACGCGGCGCAGGAGATCGGGATCGAGCCGGTCGAGACCGAGGGTCGGTACGACCTCCTGGAGAGCGTGTCGATGGCGTTTCTGGTGGCGCTGGAGGCGCTGACGCCGCGGCAGCGGGCGATCGTGCTGCTCTGCGACGTGTTCGACTGGTCGGTACGGGAGGCGGCCGAGGCGCTGGGGATGACGGAGACGGCCGTGAAGACGATGCACCACCGGGCGCGGCGGGCGCTCTCGGACTACGAGTCGAGCCGGACGCGGCGCACGCCCGAGCTCGTGGAGAAGACACGCGTGGCGCTCGGGCGGTTCCTCGCGGCGCTCGGGAGCGGGGATGGCGCGGCGCTCGAATCGATGCTGCACGCGGAGGTCCGGCACCTGAGCGACGGCGGCGGCGAGTTCTTCGCGGCGCGCAGGCCCATCGTGGGGCGGGATCGGGTGGGGCGCTTGATGGTGGGGCTCGCGAAGCGGGTGGACGCCGGGGCGCGGGTCTCGTTCCGGATGGTGAACGGGATGCCCGCGGCCGTGCTGGAGCGGCCGCCGATGCGGAAGATCGCGCCGCGATCCATTCTGCAATGCGAGATCGGGGAGGATGGCGCGATCCGCGCGGTTTATTGGGTGCTGGCGACGAAGAAATTGACGGCGGTGCGGGCGGTCGAGGGGTGA
- a CDS encoding phytoene desaturase family protein, translating to MTTNTAARVVVIGGGLAGLAAAAYAARAGRRVTVLEKATELGGRAATHEKKGYALNIGPHALYRGGEAEHVLAELGVETHGAAPTLNGGAYALDGDALRALPTGPVSLLTSSLLPLAGKIEVARLLARFDSLDLTSLAQTSFEAFLAERVRTPEARDVIRALIRLSTYTSDLERLSTDAAIAQFQIATTRGVLYIHEGWQTMVRGLAAVARAQGAEFVAGAKAVSVVREAGRVRAVRLADGGEIPADVVIIAASPTLASSLLPDVPALAAWASAAIPVTAACLDVALSRLPAPRNTFALGIDRPLYFSVHSASARLAPEGGAVVHVARYGAKEDPREAERELEDVLERLQPGARELVVERRFLPSITVAHDFPQAARGGARGRPGPAVPGAPGVFVAGDWVGPAGMLADASLASGREAALVATRREANVLGDAGRKVLDARA from the coding sequence ATGACGACGAACACGGCAGCTCGGGTGGTGGTCATCGGCGGCGGGCTCGCGGGGCTCGCGGCGGCGGCGTATGCGGCGCGGGCCGGCAGGAGGGTGACCGTGCTGGAGAAGGCGACGGAGCTCGGGGGGCGCGCGGCGACCCACGAGAAGAAGGGGTACGCGCTCAACATCGGGCCCCACGCGCTCTACCGCGGCGGCGAGGCCGAACACGTGCTCGCCGAGCTCGGCGTCGAGACCCACGGGGCCGCGCCGACGCTGAACGGGGGCGCGTACGCGCTCGATGGCGACGCGCTCCGGGCCCTGCCGACCGGGCCGGTCTCGCTGCTCACGTCGTCGCTCCTGCCGCTCGCCGGGAAGATCGAGGTCGCGCGGCTGCTCGCCCGCTTCGATTCGCTCGACCTCACGAGCCTCGCGCAGACGAGCTTCGAGGCCTTCCTCGCCGAGAGGGTCCGCACGCCCGAGGCGCGGGACGTGATCCGCGCCCTCATCCGGCTCTCGACGTACACGTCGGACCTCGAGCGGCTCTCCACGGACGCGGCGATCGCGCAGTTCCAGATCGCCACGACCCGCGGCGTCCTCTACATCCACGAGGGCTGGCAGACGATGGTGCGGGGACTCGCGGCGGTCGCGCGGGCCCAAGGGGCGGAGTTCGTCGCGGGCGCGAAGGCCGTGTCCGTCGTGCGGGAGGCGGGGCGCGTGCGGGCGGTGCGGCTCGCGGACGGGGGGGAGATCCCGGCGGACGTGGTGATCATCGCCGCGAGCCCGACCCTCGCGTCCTCGCTCCTGCCGGACGTCCCGGCCCTCGCGGCGTGGGCGTCGGCGGCCATCCCCGTCACGGCGGCTTGCCTCGACGTCGCGCTCTCGCGGCTGCCGGCGCCGCGGAACACGTTCGCGCTGGGGATCGATCGGCCGCTTTATTTCTCGGTGCACTCGGCGTCCGCGCGGCTCGCGCCCGAGGGCGGCGCCGTGGTGCACGTGGCGCGGTACGGCGCGAAGGAGGATCCGCGGGAGGCGGAGCGCGAGCTCGAGGACGTGCTCGAGCGCCTGCAGCCGGGCGCGAGAGAGCTCGTGGTCGAGCGGCGGTTCTTGCCTTCGATCACGGTGGCGCACGATTTCCCGCAGGCGGCGCGTGGAGGCGCGCGGGGCAGGCCCGGGCCCGCGGTGCCGGGCGCGCCCGGGGTCTTCGTGGCGGGCGACTGGGTCGGGCCCGCGGGCATGCTCGCCGACGCGAGCCTCGCGAGCGGGAGGGAGGCGGCGCTCGTGGCCACGCGGCGCGAGGCGAATGTGCTTGGCGACGCGGGGCGGAAGGTCTTGGATGCGAGGGCGTGA